CTGGCTGTTGCACTTGGTGGCGCTCTCAGCGGGATCGCAGATGATGCCGTGCATCTGGATGGCCGCGCCCGTGGGGTTGGTGCCCTTGAAGAACTTGAGGTACGTGTCGTACGCGTTCTCAGAGCCGGCAGCGGCACCATCCGTGGACTGATCGCGCGTGTCCGTCAGGATGATGACGACCAGGCGAGCACCGGGACGGTACTTCTTGTTGACGTCGGTCGCGGCGGTCATGTCGTTGACCGCCTTGCGCGCCGGCTTCAGGTGCACCTCGTCGGCGATGCCATTGATGCCAATCCAGCAGCCCTGCGAGGAGTCCGGGCACGGAGCGTTCTGCTGCAACCAGGCCTTGAACTGGTTGATGTCCCGGGTGAAGCCCCGGAAGGTGTTGCGGTTGTTGCTGTAGGTCGCGCCGTAGGAGGTGGTGACCAGGGCGATGCGCCAGTCGAGCTGCGAGTTGCCCAGGCGCGCGGCCACCGCGTTGGCGGCCTCACCCAGGGCGGCCTGGGACGAACTCATGGAGCCACTGTCGTCCACCACGAACAGGAAGTCCGTGGGGCCGCTGCCGGCGGAGACGAAGGTCTCGCACTGCACCGCGTCCGCGTCACCGAACTGGGCCAGCGCCGTGCCGCCCGCGGTGTCACCCATGACGAACAGCCCCGACCGCGTCGAATCGTTGTAGAGCGCCTTGGGGGTGATGGCCACCACCACGAGCACGCTCGAGTCGGAGCGGTGCACGTACTGCACCTGGAGCTTGAACGGGCCCGTGACGTCCGTGCCGCCCGAGATCGTCCCCGTCCCCGCGCCGACCAGGGTGTTGGCCACCGCGTTGATGTGGGCCCCCAGGGAGGTGGTCACCGACTGCTCGTAGAAGGCCTGCGAGGCGGGATGACCATCCCAGGTGGTGAACGTCTGCGTGGTCTCCACCGTCGTATTCGGAACCAACGTATTCAACTGGGCACGCACGCCCAGCTCGTCTCCCGCCACCGTGGTGGAGGTGCCCACCTGGCCGCGCTTGTAGGCGATGAAGGCCACCTTGTTGGTGCTGTCGTAGCCGATGAAGCCCTTGAAGCCAGTCGAGGAGGAGGAGATCGTCTTCACATCGTTGAAGGTGGGGCGGAGCGCCAGGCGGATGTCACTGCCGTTGTCCTCCTTGAAGGACACCTGACGCAGGTTCTGCGCGGAGCACGCCTGGCCCGCGGGGGAGGTGCCGATGCCGTCCGAACCATTGCTCGGGTTGAGTTCGCCCGGGTCCACACGGCCGTTCTGGTTGGAGTCCTCGGCACCGTCGGCGATGCCATCGCCGTCGCTGTCCGCGTTGGTGGGATCCGTCTTGGAGCCCGTGTCCAGGTCGCCGACATAGCCGCAGTCGGTGCGGGGCGCCTTGTCGGTGGCCACGCCACGCTCCACACCGTCCACCAGACCGTCTCCGTCCGTGTCGCGGTTGGTGGGATCCGTCTCGCCCGGATCGCGCCCGCCGCTGGCGTTCAGGTCCTCGCCCAGGTAGATGCCCTGGCTCTTTCCATCCAAGAGGCCGTCGCAGTCCGAGTCCTTCGACCTGGGATCCGTCTCGCCCAGATCCACCCGGCCATTGCGGTTGCGATCCTCCTGACCATCCTTCAGCCCGTCTCCATCCATGTCCGGATTGTTCGGGTCGGTGCCATTGGCCTGCTCGACCGCGTCCGACAGGCCATCGCCGTCCGTGTCCAGGCCCGTGGCCCCGCCGCAGTCGCCGGCGAGATTCGGGTTCGTCTCGCCCGGATCCACGAGGCCGTTGCCGTTGCGGTCCTCGGCTCCATCCAGACAGGTGTCGCCGTCCATGTCGGCGTTGAGCGGATCCGTCTTGCTGTTATTGATCTCGACGTAGTCCGACAGGCCGTCGCTGTCCGTGTCGCGCCGGCGGGGATCCGTCTCGCCCGTCTCCACGACGCCGTTCTTGTTCTTGTCCTCCTCGCTGTCCGTCAGGCCGTCACCATCCGAGTCGCGGTTGGAGGGATCCGTCTCGTTCGGGTCCAGCCGGCCGTTCTTGTTGCGGTCCTCCACGCCGTCCAGGATGCCGTCGCCGTCCGTGTC
The window above is part of the Cystobacter ferrugineus genome. Proteins encoded here:
- the cglD gene encoding adventurous gliding motility lipoprotein CglD, with translation MRAPSRLLAAALVAFLAGCPQPPITDDPDAGPSDQVDGGPGNPDDPDAGDGGPPEQPTDDPFETPPGPLNPTNKDLDTDCDGLSDAEEYGNIYTGNLRTDPDKWDTDGDGLRDGVEAARTATINKIPLCTSLFIADADPKSRTNPTNPDTDGDGILDGVEDRNKNGRLDPNETDPSNRDSDGDGLTDSEEDKNKNGVVETGETDPRRRDTDSDGLSDYVEINNSKTDPLNADMDGDTCLDGAEDRNGNGLVDPGETNPNLAGDCGGATGLDTDGDGLSDAVEQANGTDPNNPDMDGDGLKDGQEDRNRNGRVDLGETDPRSKDSDCDGLLDGKSQGIYLGEDLNASGGRDPGETDPTNRDTDGDGLVDGVERGVATDKAPRTDCGYVGDLDTGSKTDPTNADSDGDGIADGAEDSNQNGRVDPGELNPSNGSDGIGTSPAGQACSAQNLRQVSFKEDNGSDIRLALRPTFNDVKTISSSSTGFKGFIGYDSTNKVAFIAYKRGQVGTSTTVAGDELGVRAQLNTLVPNTTVETTQTFTTWDGHPASQAFYEQSVTTSLGAHINAVANTLVGAGTGTISGGTDVTGPFKLQVQYVHRSDSSVLVVVAITPKALYNDSTRSGLFVMGDTAGGTALAQFGDADAVQCETFVSAGSGPTDFLFVVDDSGSMSSSQAALGEAANAVAARLGNSQLDWRIALVTTSYGATYSNNRNTFRGFTRDINQFKAWLQQNAPCPDSSQGCWIGINGIADEVHLKPARKAVNDMTAATDVNKKYRPGARLVVIILTDTRDQSTDGAAAGSENAYDTYLKFFKGTNPTGAAIQMHGIICDPAESATKCNSQEDHLNPVHKNAIQDLGGIVGSIRTATGIQTAINSIMDSVIGSAGYKTLKPPIGASVRVALAKVRDASKCNPSDLPRSRTDGFDVDGRSQALSFYGACRPPETGNTQAAISYRYWSDLTTNPNGNQPPCFGDAKYDSTEADFCDGKLVCNRQSNVCECPADCGGGGAPGQVCNTNRDVCSWSCGTDCAGACGSFQTCDQSTCACSCVQSATCSPGFKFDAAKCGCVCDTGALNCGANYQADANACACVCKPNCGGTCPSNTICNESVCGCQPRPG